The Pandoraea apista genomic interval GTGATCGGCGCGTTCGTCGGCGCATGGCTGCTCCGGCATCTGGGCATTGCCGTGGGATACGGCACGCTCGGTCGCATCATCACTGCCACCATCGGCGCGATCGTGCTGCTCGCGTTGTTACGTCTGGTGCGACGATAGGCCGCACGCGCGCTCCGGAATTCGAGACGTTCTCCGGCGGTTTGTGTCGCGCCGGGGCAACGTTGCCTGACGGATCGGCGTAACGGGCGTTTTGCGTAGTCCGAGACCTTCCAAAACCAGCCTCCGAGCAGGGTTTTGCGGGCCGCAGAGGCCCGTGGGACAAGGGTTTTGGCCTCGCGGCCCGATGACGCCGCGGGCGTCATACGCGTTTTCCCGCGTTCGGCTATGCTTGTCGCCATCGCCAGGCCCAAGTCGTCTTGACTACGCGTGCGGCACCGCCGCCACGTTCGATCCCCGTCTTCCGTCCTCTGGCGTGGCTGCCGTGCCTGACAGGGCGCGGCGGCGCTCCTCGCAAGTTGGTACGCCCGATCCCCCTCATTAAAAGAACACATGTCTGCGACACGCAATTCCATGCGGCCATTCATCGTGGCATCCGTCATGGCGGCGACCTCCATGGTCGCCATCGAGGCCACGATCATTTCGACCGCCATGCCGCAAATCGTCGCCCAGCTCGGCGGCCTGAATCTGTATAGCTGGGTCTTCTCCGCGTTTTTGCTCGCACAGACCGCCATGACCGTGGTGTTCGGCAAGCTGGCCGATCTCTACGGCCGCAAGCCGGTCATCCTGGTGGGCATTGTTGTCTTCCTGGTGGCCTCGCTCGGCGGCGGGCTGGCGTGGTCGATGCCCGCGATGATCGCTTTCCGCCTGTTGCAGGGTGTGGGCGCCGCGTGCATTCAACCGGTCAGCCTGACCATCATTGCCGATTACTACCCGATCAGCGAGCGCGGCAAGGTGCAGGGCTATCTGGCAAGCGTGTGGGCCATCTCGGCCGTGCTTGGTCCGATGCTCGGCGGCCTCATCATTCGCGAGTTGTCGTGGGCGTGGATTTTCTGGATCAACATCCCCATCGGTTTGCTGGCGGCAGTGGGCTTCATCGCTTATCTGCATGAAGAGGCACCGCGCCAGCGTCCGAGTATCGACGTGCTCGGCGCCGTATTCTTCACGATTGCCGTGGCGGCGCTGATGATTGCGCTCACTGATGCCAACGCCTTCTCCGACACGCATGTCTGGGCCGGGGTGCTGGCTTGTGCCATCGCGTCGCTGCTGTTCGTGTGGCAGGAACGTCGCGCGAAGGACCCGATGATCTCGTTCGCGCTGTGGAGCCGTCGTCCGATTGCCGCGGCCAATGCGGCGACACTGCTCTCGGGCATGGTGCTCATGGGGCTGACTACCTTCCTGCCGATGTATGCGCAGGGGGTGCTGCGTCAAACGCCGGTGGTCGCAGGCATGGCGCTCACCATGATCATGGTCGGCTGGCCGATTGGCGCGACGCTTGCCGCCAAGACCTTCACGCGCTTCGGTCTGCGCCGCATTCTCGTGGGCGGCAGCCTGCTAATGCCGGTCGGCGGGATCGTCTTCGCGTTGCTGGGGCCGAGCAGTTCGCCGTTGCTCGCGGGCTTCGGCTCGTTGCTCATGGGTTTCTCGATGGGCACGGGCAGCGTGAGCGCGCTCGTGCTGATTCAGGAACTGGTTGACCCGTCGCAGCGTGGCAGCGCCACGGCGTCGAACATCTTCTCGCGCAATCTGGGCAGCACGCTGGGCGCAACGCTCTTCGGGGCCGTGCTCAATTTCGGGCTGACGCATTCGAGCGATGTGGGCGTCGTGACCTCAGATCAGTTGCGTCACGTACTCGAAGA includes:
- a CDS encoding GlsB/YeaQ/YmgE family stress response membrane protein, whose amino-acid sequence is MDIVVLLLVGLVAGWLAGLVVGGSFGLIGDMVVGVIGAFVGAWLLRHLGIAVGYGTLGRIITATIGAIVLLALLRLVRR
- a CDS encoding MDR family MFS transporter — encoded protein: MSATRNSMRPFIVASVMAATSMVAIEATIISTAMPQIVAQLGGLNLYSWVFSAFLLAQTAMTVVFGKLADLYGRKPVILVGIVVFLVASLGGGLAWSMPAMIAFRLLQGVGAACIQPVSLTIIADYYPISERGKVQGYLASVWAISAVLGPMLGGLIIRELSWAWIFWINIPIGLLAAVGFIAYLHEEAPRQRPSIDVLGAVFFTIAVAALMIALTDANAFSDTHVWAGVLACAIASLLFVWQERRAKDPMISFALWSRRPIAAANAATLLSGMVLMGLTTFLPMYAQGVLRQTPVVAGMALTMIMVGWPIGATLAAKTFTRFGLRRILVGGSLLMPVGGIVFALLGPSSSPLLAGFGSLLMGFSMGTGSVSALVLIQELVDPSQRGSATASNIFSRNLGSTLGATLFGAVLNFGLTHSSDVGVVTSDQLRHVLEDRGVSTVADQAIRAVLQHSLHLTFLSILAISVGVVVLLLLVPTNAVDRSRGAKREKPEFVPGGH